One bacterium genomic window, ATGGATCAGACCATTCACATGTACGCCTCATTCGTTTGGGGAATGTATATGGCGGAGCGGTTCGACACGACACTTATGCGCGCTTGCTGGAATGGTGCCCGCTATAAGTCGGTCTACGACGCAATGTCGGACTCATTGGTTGCGATGACCGGATACACGCAGGATTCTGCCTTCGCCGAATTTGCGGTATGGAACTATTTCACCGGGTCCCGCGATCTTGGGCAGCACTATCTGGAAGGTTCATTTTATCCAGCTATGACGGTGGACCGTCAGCACACGATCTATCCCACCAATAACCAGACCAGCCCGGTCAGCCCGCAGGGATATGCCGCATGCTACGTTGAGTTTTATCCAACTGCCGCGACAGGAAAATTACGCGTGACCTTCGATGGCGGCAATGCCGTCGAGTGGGGCGCCTACCTGATCAAGTTCACGACCCCGACAACCTATACCACTGAAAAGTTCTTTTTGACCGGGCCGAATTGGGTCGACACTATTGATGTGTTGAACTTCAACACCTACCACAAGGTCGTTCTGGTGGGAGCGAATGTCACGCAGTTCGGGGTATCTTCCGCATTCAACTATTCTGCCGCCATAGCCCAGCCTCTGGAGATGAGCAGCAGCATCGGCGGTGGATCGCCGGTCTATTCCGGTGGACAGCGCACCTGTAGCGTGCTGGTGAAAAATACCGGGACTATCAACAACTCAGTGCGGGTCTCTTACAGCGATGCGCTCGGCTGGGTAACAACCGGGAACCAGTCGCGCTTCCTCGTACCCGGAGACAGTTCATTTGTGACTTTCCCGGTTCAGCCACCCCAGGGCACACCCCTAGGCTCAAATTCATATGTCACCGCTCAGATCGTCTCGCTCATTGACACCACCGTCACGCAAACGAGAAACACGAATGCGACCACGGTCCTTTATCGCGGCGATGTCAATTTCTCGGGAAGCATTGATGTGAGTGATCTTTCCGTGCTCATCGCCTATGTGCTTGGATTGGGCCCGCAACCCCAACCGAGTATCGAGGCCGGAAATATGGACTGCGCGGGAGGTGTGGACCTCAGCGACCTGTCGTATATGATCGCATACATGATCCTCGGCACCGGAGGGAGTCCCTGTAACCCATACTAGGTAGCCGACATAACCGGGACATTTTAGTTGACATTGTTGGGGGCTGCAAATATCCTGTAGGCAACAGGTATACAACACATTTGCTGGCATCACACGGACTGTGATGGCTTTGAGAGGGGGAACCCGGTGGAAAATAACTTCCAAAACAGGGTTCTTGTTTGCAGCGAATGTCGTGAGGAGTTTGTTTTTACTGTTCAGGCGCAGCAATACTTTGCTGAACGAGGTTATACAGAGGATCCCAAACGCTGTAAAACCTGCCACCAGCAGTACAAAAGGACGCAACGCGGCCAACATCACGACATGGAACATCAGGAAATCCAACTTCCTGAGTGAGTCGATTGAACAGAAAAATTAACCCCGGCTACTAGCCGGGGTTGATCAGAGAGGAGGGGGAAAGGGACACTCGCGTGTCCCATCGGAACAGGTCTGTCTAATTATCGCATCAAAACCATCTTCCGCGTCATCTGCTCGTAATCTGAAGTGAATCGATAAAGATATATCCCCGAAGCGACTGGCTGACCGTCATCGGTCGTCGCATCCCAGGTCAATGTCGTTTCGCCTATCGGCGCCCGATCAGAGTAGAGACGGCGCACTTTCTGCCCAGTCAAATTGTAAATGTCAACCGTGACATCCTGCGACACGATCAGTTCGAACTTGATCACTGTCGACGGATTAAACGGATTCGGATAATTCTGGTCAAGTGTCGCCGTTACCGGTAGGACCGACGGCGGGTCATCCTCGGTTCCCGATGCCAGGGTGACGATCAGGTTTGCCTGGATTATCTGGCCGATCGTCGCTATAGACGATACCTGGACATTGGTGGTCGCACCGGCATACGTGGTAGCGGCCGGAGTCGAGGAATCGGAGAACGTGGTGTTATTTGTATTTCCAGGGAACGGATCGCCGCCATCGCCGGCATCCACCTTATGCTCCAATTCATACAGGCCGTCTGCCTGTTCCAGCGCAACACCGTAGTGGTTGGCGGCTGTTTGGCCGGGCCACCATTCCTGCGAATTCGGAGTTCCACCCGCATTTTTGAGATCATCGATATGCCATATCAACAGGCCGGTCGATGGCAGATAGGCATCATAGCCAACATGCTGACGATTCTCGACCAGGAAGTAATTGGTCGTAATCAGGCCACCAGTCCACATGCGATAGATCGTTCCACCAGCCTCGACATTGGTGATCTGCTGGTTTGACAGCGGAGTCGTCACATTGGTGGAAGTCGCAAAGCCCATATCGATACGGCACCAGGCGGACGGATGCGAGGGGGATCCGCCACGGTTAGAGGGGCCATTCCAGCTTCCATAGGACATCAGGCACCAGCGGCCAATACCATTGGAGCTGTTGTCGGTGTCATACAGGTCGGGCAACCCAAAGCCGTGGGCCAATTCATGCGCATACACGCCGATGGTCATATCGCCGGGATTGGACCAATACTCCGGCTGCATGGTATAGTTGAAAACTCTCACGCCATCGAGAAGGCGCGGAGTGATACCCCACTTGTGCGACCAGATATCGGTATTGGCGCCGGTGAATTCCGCGCCACGTCCGGAGTGGATCACCATGACGACATCGACGTAACCGTCACTGTCATTATCATACTGAGTATAATCAACCAGTGGATTGATCTGATCTACCAGATCTTCGACCAATTTCTGGGAGTTATTCGGGTAAGAACCGAGACCCTGCGCATTATTGACATAATAAGCGTAGGTCTGCGGAGCGGTCCGCCAGCCGAGCGATGACGGCATATTGACCGTCACGATATCGATCTGCGCATACGAGACCTCATCAAAGTAGTCCCGCACGGTATTGCCTGAAGTACTGAAGACCAGGGAATCGAAAAACGTCGCACTGACCTGGCTGGCATGGTCCGAGAACTGAACCAGGATCGCCAGGATACGGAACGGCGTTCCGGCAGACGGGGAGAGCGATGCTTTCGCCTGACTGCGGGCCGCAGCCAACGCACGTTTCAGCGACTCGTCGGGAATACAGACGCCTTTGGCCTGTAATTCATCACGATGTTCGATATAATAGCTCGGGGCCTGCTTGCCCGCCGCTGTACTCTGCACCAGGTCAGGATGCGGTGGCATCGCCAGAGCTGATAACACGCCACTGAAAATGAAAAGCGTGGCGAAAATGAAAATTCGTGCGGTGGTCTTCATCTCTATCCTCATCTTCCGTTAGAATTGCAGTCCAGTGGAAAGGGCCAGGTGTACTCCTTTCGAGGAGTAACCGGAGCCGGTGGTGCCGGTGACAGCGGCGGCGTCGACATAAAAGGCCAGCAAATGCAGTCCGCTGCCAAACGAGAATGCGGCGTTGCGATCCCCACCGGTCGCATAACCAACGCGGAGCGGGAGCATCCCGATCGGTGACCACTCTGCACCAACCGCCAGACGCGGCTTGGTTGAAATGCCGTTCTGCGAACGGAACTTCTGCTGATAGTCAACCGCCCAGACCAGGCTGCCGGCGGTATTGGCAATACCGACAGTCATGACCGATGGTATCGTGGTCTCAAAACTGGCTATCTCGCGCGTGTAATTCTCAGAGACGACATAGTCTTCTTCCATGTTGTCAGCAGTCATGGTATCGAAATTGAAAATGTAACCATGTTCTTCCGTCTCATTATCCCAGGTCAGCTTGGAGAAGAAATTCTCGATCTTGATACCGGCGGTGTAGCTGTTGTTCAGCTTGAGCGCGGCGCCAAGATCCAAACCGTAGCCGGTTCCACCTGTCGCCGTCTGCGCGACCAAATTTCCCTGTCCGGCATAACCGGTCGCATAGGTCGCGACCATCCCCTGCAGCTCGACCACCTGTTCAATGGCGATTCCACGGAGATATTTTGCGGTGAAGCCGACCGAAAGCTGGCGGCTTCCGCTGGTGTAAATAGGCATGCCGTAGGAGAGTCCAGCCGAGGCATAGCTGACTGCATCGGAGTATGAACCGTCAACACTGATCGTATCAGCGAACGTATTGCCGTTGAGGACAAGTTCGAAGATATCGCGATTCAGATTTACATCGGCGGTACCGATCCCGAGGACGGTTAGTCCGAACGGTCCGGCGGAGATCGCCATAGCGGTCGCCTCAACATCGGCGGCTAGTCGCAAACCGTCATCCGGGATCTTGCCCAGAATATCTGCTTTGTCTTCAGCGGTCAGGAAAGCACCTGTGTACTTATTGTAATCCGCCAGCGTGAAGCTGTTGTTCGAAATATTCGCGCCAACTCCGACAAACTCGATGCCGGTGTTGCGGTGGGACGCCAGGCCGAGATTGGCCGGGTTATAACGCGCGGCATCAACGCCCGAGGCGAGGCCGATATGCGCGCCACCCATGGCGACCGAGCGAGCCGAGGACTGACCAGAGGCCAGCGCCTGCGACGAGAGGATCAGGACCAGCGTCAGAAGGCTGGCCATGACCAGCAGCCATCCAAATGCGAGCGGCCGCTCAACTGCTTTTTCCATCATTTTAGTCCGTTTCATTGCGGCCTCCCTTAAAATTCACCGTCAAATCGGTATTCAACTTCGATCCGGCCGATCACCGAGATGAAGTCATTCTTGGTCAGCTTCACCGGCTGGCCATTGGAGCCATGCAGGATCAATTCCTGGCCGATATACAGCTTCGCATGCTTCAGGATCTGGATATCCGCGCTGTCCAGCAGGATCGTCTGTTCGCCCGTGGAAAGCGTATCCACGACCACACTCGACACCACCGGCGCCGCACTGACCGAAATAGAGTCGATCACCAGTTCCGGATTGGTATACAGCGTGGCGGAATCAGCGGAAAAGACCAGGGAGATCGAGGCACCTAACGGAAGGTGGTTTGTAATATTGTACACCAGACGCGCTTCAATAACGTGGTCTGTGATCTGGTCGATATCATCCTGCTCGATCTCTTCGGATTCGATATCCGTTTCGATCGGGGTTTCCGGTATGATCATCTCAACTGGAGCATCGATCCGGACTGTGCCGGTGATATAGTCACCATCACGGATCGTCCCGGAGCTGCCATCACCGAATGAGGCGGAACCAGAAATGGAAACCTGCGACGGTAACGGGGAGAGGAAGTTGGCGACATCGGTTTCGGTCAGCGTGGTGGTGGCGGCCGTCGCCAGCACGCGAGCATTGACCAGCCCGTTGATATTCAGGGTCTTGCCGTTGTTGCCTACGAGATTGATATCCAACTGGCCGGGAAGGCCGACTGAGTTCTCAAGTTCGATCGTCAGCACGGCGTTAACCAACTGAATGGAGTCAAAGCCGGTCGGGACATCGATATCCTGCACGATCGGGTCGATCGTCATATTTGTGCTGCTGAAATTGCCGGTGACGGCGGTAAAGGTCAGGCCGCTGATCGAGGCCTGCACGCCGAAGCTGTTGATCGAACTGACCGTCACCTGGTTCGGCGCGGTTTCAGCGATCGTGGCGCTGATGTTGATCGGCAGTTCCTGCGGAAGTACGATATCTGCAGGCGAGAGCACATAGCCGGCAAGCGGGATAGAAACGTTAGTAGTTCCCGACGAAGTGACCTGGCGGGTCACCTGCAATGGGACGTTATTCAGTTTCAGGTCAGGGATGGTGATCTCCAGAGTCGCCGGCAGGGCAGAGTTGTTATTGATCGTCAGGCCGACCTGACCACCGGAGAGAACCGCACTGGTAATGACATCAGATTCATCGAGAGAAACAGCGTCGCTGAAATCGCGGCTGATCGCCGGGATTTCCGCCATCGCGCCATCCACTGTCAGATCGCTGACGAAATGGATCTCCACGGCAAATTCGCGACCATCCGCGGACGGGATCGCCCCGCCGGGAGTATGGCACATCGCGGTTGCCGAAAAACTATTGGAAATGGTCTGGCCATCGAGTACGAACAGCACAGAGTCGGTTTCGCCATCATTGATTCCGGCCGCGAACGTCTGGGTACCGACCGTCAGGCTTCGCCCTTCATCAAAAAGCGTCACCGACACGGTATTCAGATTGATTCCCAGATTATTGGTAGCGACCAGATAAAGACTGCCATCCGCGATCGTCGCTGAGGTCATTCCCGACAAAGCCGGGAAAGTCGCAGGTATATCAAAAGACAGATCCGGCACGACTGCCGGGTAGATCTGCGGAATGCTTGGCATGTCGCCGATCGGGACTGTCACCGGCGTGACATTCGGAGCGGCTATGGTGAACTGTCCGAGTTGCTGGCTGATATTATAGGAGAGCGAGGCCGTAGTTAGATTGGCGGCGTCAAGCTGGACCGTATCCAGCGCCTGCTCCACAGAGAAAACGACATTGCTGTCATCATCCATCGAGATCGCATCCTGATCGATGCGACTGATGATCTCCGGCATATCATAGGTGCGATTAACCAGCGGAACGACTAACTGCGTATTCCATTCGGGCGCCTCGGGCTTTTTCACGGTGCACTGGACCATGCTGAGCACCACGACCACAATTAGGGTCAGGAAGATCAGCTTGGCTCCCCAGTGGAGCATGAAATTCCCCAGGCTGACTTGTGAGTCATCTTTCTGCCTGGACCGACGGTTGCGTGACATACTTTCCCCTTTCCTCCTGTTTCCGTTTCAACACAGCAGGACAAACGCAAAGCCGATGCCAATCCGTTTTGCGCTCGTAATACAAAGAGAGGCAAGGGAATACGTCGGCGTCGCCGAACCGTCTCTCAGCGGTTCTGAGGGGAGAGTGCCAGCCTATGGGGGGATCCCCATAGGTCGGATAGATTTGACCTGATCGATCTTTCTGGTTACTTTGTACGACTGGGAGACAACTCGATGACGATGTCCAAATATGATCGGATGCTGCATATCCTGAACCTGCTCCGATCACGACGAAATCTCAATGCCGCCACGCTGGCCAAAGAGTGTGGTTGCACGGAACGCTCCATCTACCGCGATATCATTTCGCTGTCCGAAGCAAATGTCCCGATCTACTACGACAATGGATACAAGCTGGCGACCGACAATTTCCTGCCGCCGCTCAATTTCAATTTCGAGGAGTACAGCGCACTGCGACTGGCGCTGGAATCCACTCCGCTCAACCTGACCGGCAAGTACGGCGAGATACTTCGCCAGATCCGCGCCAAGGTGGAATCCAATCTTCCTGCAGTTGTTCGCGAGCAGAAAAAAACAGCAGTCAGTGCGACCGCGATCTCTATTGAATCAACTCAATCCGACCGAGCTGAGCTCTGGTTTGGTGAGATCGAGGCTGCCGCGCGTGAATCCTACTGTCTGGAAATGTCGTACAATTCGGTCGAGTCCGGCCCGACCAGCCGGGTGGTGGAACCATATTTTGTCGTCTTTCGGGGGCGCGCATTCTATCTGGTTGCCTACTGTCGGCTCCGCCAGGACTTTCGGACCTTCCGCCTCGACCAGATCCAATCACTGTCAAAATTCGACGAGCACTTCCAACCGCGGCAAGGGGTGACCGCCGAGCGGTATTTTGACGGAAGCTGGCAGGTTTACAGCGGTGACCCGATCGAGGTTCTGGTTCGTTTCACTGGTAAAGCCGCGAAAATCGTCTCTTCGCGAACACACCACCAGCACGAAGAAGTATCTCCCCAGGAAGACGGTTCGGTCCTCTATCGTATTACCGTTCGTGGAGTTGAGGAGATTCAGCGCTGGGTGCTGGGGTTTGGAAGCGAGGCCGAGATCCTTGAGCCAGACCAGCTCCGTTGGGAGATGAGCCGCCTCGCCCAGGCTCTCGATCAACTCTACCGAAAGAGCGACCAAGTCAGTCCCTAGCCTTCGACGTGGGCGGAAACTGCCTACAACTGCGTACAAATAACCTAATTATTCTCAAAATTGTTGAAAAGCCACTGCCGGATTTTGGCAGTGGCTTTTTCGATATTAGAACAGGAACCAATATCCATGTCGAGGCGCCGGGGGGGACGCCTCACTAAGTCTCACCCGGAGCCAAGTTTCCGACGAGACCAAAGTGAGGTTTCACCGGCCATAAGGATTTTGCAGGTGACTGTACGTGACCAAAGCTGAACGACTGATGCATCACTTGCGCTTGATGCAGACCCGCCGAGTTGTCACCGTTGATCAACTCTGCACAGCATCAAGCGTCTCCCCACGAACGATCTATCGCGACATGACCACCCTGGCGCGAATGAATGTCCCGGTCTATTTCGACAATGGCTACCGTCTCGAAAAAGACCACAATCTGCCGCTCCGCGAATTCAGCACCGATGATCTCGAACTACTCTGCTTTTGTCTGCGCAACAATCCGCTGGCGGAGTATCCGTTCTTTGAACGCCGCTTCCGCCTGATCGAACAGAAAGTCCTCTCCCGGATCGGTCAGCGCACCAAGCAGGAACATCGTACGCTGATCTACTTCGATCAGATCCTGCCGGTCGGAACCAGGGAAGAGGAGAGTAAGCTGATCCAGCGGTTTCTCCGTGCCGCTGCCCAGTCACTGAAAGTGATCCTCACGTTTCGTGACAGCTCTCCAATGCTGGAAGACTGCATGCCCGTTGGTTTGACCATGCGGGCGGAGAATCTCTTCATGGTTGCGATGGTCGGCAATGAGGCTGCGCCACGGGAAATAGAGATTCAGAAAGTTCGTTCTATCCGGATCACCCATCATAAGTTTGAGCCTCACCGGATCGCCTCGGCTCGCACCAGTCTTCGGCGCGGGAAAAAGGATTTGACCTCGTCCGACGATTGATGTACATCTGAGGTCGATGAACCCTCGACCGATCTCCCAGATCACCTTTGCCGGAGTAGTGGCGGCACTGTATGCCGTCCTGACCCTGGCGTTGGCGCCCATCTCATTCGGCGTCTATCAACTTCGCGTGGCCGAGGCACTCACTGTGCTTCCGTTCCTCAACCGCGGGGCGATCGCCGGGCTGTATGTTGGCTGTCTGGTGGCGAACTATTTTGGGGGACAGGGGATACTGGATATCATCATTGGGCCGATCCTCACGGCTGGCGCCGCGACGATTACCTACTGGTTGCGCCGATGGGAATTCGGATCTCTTAGACTCCGTACCTGGCTCGCCCCGATGCCTGCGGTCCTGTTCAATGCATTTGGCGTGGCCGCCTACCTTGCGCCTATCATTCAGGTCGACTATTGGTTTGCGGTCCAGATGATCGGGTTGGGTGAGTTGGCCGCCTGCTATCTGCTGGGGCTGCCGTTCCTCTGGATATTGGAAAAGCGGATCGGCTGGATTTTCAGGGGAGAGCAACCATCCGGTCAAGCTCGGACTTGATCTGCGGTCCATCTAACCTTTGCACGATGATCTCTGACCGTGCCCCTCGTTTCGCTCGTTTACTGGCGACATAGTGCGAATCGGCCAAACGCGCGATTTGGTGGAGGTGTGTCACCACCAGCACCTGGGTATCCTCAGACAGCCGCTTCAGCTTCTTGGCGACCTCAAAGGCAGTCTGCCCGCCAATACCAACATCGACTTCGTCGAATACCAGCAGAGATCGCTGCAGGTTGTTGTTTTTCTTTTCGGCGGCCTTGAGCGCCAACAGCACGCGGGATATCTCACCGCCCGATGCTGTCTTCACTAGCGATTTGAGTGGCTCGCCACGGTTGGCTGAAAAGAGGAAACGCCCGTTCTCCAGTCCGACCGCAGTCGGCTTGACTGTTTTGCCGTGATTCTCGATGCCGTTCGCATCCAGTTCGGAGACAAACTCAAACTCGAAATTCGCCCCCTCGATCGCCAACTCTCCCAGTTCCTTCACCACCAGTTTATGCAGATAATCGGCGGCTTTGCGGCGCAGGGAAGAGAGCTCTTTCGCTTTGATCGTATAGTCTGCCAGATGTTGCGCCTGTTCCTTTTCGAGACGAGCTATCAAGGAATCGATATCCGGGCGTTGCTTGAGCCGATCTTCGATTCCGGCAAGTGCCTCAAGAACCGCTTCAACCGTCCCGCCGAATTTCCGCTTCAGTTTGTAGATCTCATCCAGCCGTTCGTTGATTTCGTCAATTCGGTTCGGATCATCGGCAATCGAGCCGCCGTACTGCTCCACAAATCTCCGCATCTCCTCGATTCGATAGTCAAGGTCAGTCAGTTCCGCCAATTGTGGGGCGAGGCTGCTGTCGACCGCGGCCATCTTCTCAAGTTCTTTACGCGCGGCCCGCAACTGCTGGACCGCCCCGTTTTCATCCCCGCCGAGTATCTGCTCAATAGTCGCCGCCGCCGCGGCCAGAGCGCGGGAAGAGTCGAGGATCTTCCGCTCACGTTGCAGGTCATCCTCTTCGCCGACCCGAAGATTCGCTTTCACTATCTCGCTGCGCTGATACAGCAGTAGCTCTCGTTCTTCAATCAATTGCTGCCTGCGTGAGACCGTCTTCTTATATTCCGTAGCGGCCTTATCCCAGGCGGCATACAATTCACCAACCTCTGAGCGCAGGTTTTCGAGTGAGGCGAACCGATCCAGGAAGCCGAGATGATTCTCCTCATCCATCAGCATCTGGTTGGCATGTTGCCCGAGGATCTCCGCCAGCGGGGCGACAATATCCCGCAATTTTGCCAGTGTCGAAGGGGAGTCGTTGATCCTGATCCGGGAATTGCCGTCACGCGAAACCTCGCGCATCACCGTGATGCTGTTGTCAACTATACAATCAGCATACTGCTTGCGATAGGCGGCTGGCATCTGGGAGACATTGAAGGTTGCTGAGACGACCGCCTTCTCTTCACCATGGCGGATATATTCACGCTCCGCGCGACTTCCCAGCGCGAGGGAGAGGGCAGTGACAATAATCGACTTTCCGGCGCCGGTCTCACCGGTCAACACCAGCATCCCGCGATCGAACGACAGGTCTGCCGATTCGAGCAGGGCGATATTCTCGATGTGCATTTGCTTGAGCATTACAGTCCAAAGCTCTTGATCTGTTCTAAGAGAGCGCTGGCCCGTTCCTGGTCGCCGTCAGCTTCCGCTTTGGCCAGTTCCTTCTGGAGGTCAGCGCGAATCCGTTTCCGCTTTCGCTCCGCCATCAACTGAATATACTTTTTTGTTTCCACTTCCACCACGTCCGGTTCCCATTCTATCGAGGCAACCTCGGTGGCCAGTGAGATGGCGGTTTCATCGACGAAGTTCTCTATCAGCTTATCGGCCTGGATCATCCCAATCTTTTGATATTGTTGTATCATGGCCGAATAGAGCCGGGAAAGCTGTTTGGAGTCAAGGTCATCGGCGGAGATCGCTTCCAGGGCTTCATCCAGACAGCCAGGATTGCAGAAGAGCAGGGAAAGAAACTCCATCTCGATCTTCTGCCGCTTGGCATGGCGAAATGCCTGGTTCTGAGCCTCGACCCGTCCGGAGGGGACGGCGTTCTGGAAGATCGACTGATCGATTGACAACGATGTCGATGCTTCGGCATAGAACAGCGCCCGACGTGTCGGGTCAGTGATCTTCTCGGCCAGCGCGCTTAGTTCTTTGACCAGTTTCTCTTTGGCGATAATCCCCGAATGCTCCAGGTTGACTCTCTGGACGCGGAAGGGAATGAATCCGACCGCGTCGTATGCCAGATCATCGATCTTGTCGCGCCCGAATTTCCGGGCGACCGAATCCGGGTCCTCGCCCGGTGGAGGGATCATCACCCGCACCTCAAGGCCGGCATCATACAGAGAGTCAACCGACCGAAGTGCCGCATTCTGACCGGCCGAATCCGCATCAAAGAACAGATAGACTTCTTCGGCGAACCGTGCCAGCAATCTCGCTTGCTGTTGGGTGAACGCGGTCCCTGATGATGCCACCACATTTTTCACTCCCGCCTGCCAGAGCGAGATGAAGTCAAAATACCCTTCGACTATATACGCGCGATTGGCGTCACGGATAAAGTCGCGCGAGAAATTCAGTCCGTATAGCACATTCCCTTTGGAGTAGAGGGGAGTCTCCGGAGAATTGACATACTTCGCCGGTTCACCCTTCTTCAAGGTTCGTCCGCCGAATCCGATCGGCCTCTGACTGAGATTGAAAATCGGGATCATCAGTCGCTGGCGGAAGCGGTCAAAATATGACTTCTTGGTGTCGGAAAAGACGGCCAGTCCAGCTTGATGCAGTTCTTCACCGGTAATTCCTTTGGTCGCCGCATGTTTTATCAGGCCATCCCATGACTCGCCCGACAGACCGAACTTGAAGAACTGAATTGTCTCATCATCGATTTGTCGCTTTTTCTTCAGATAGCCGTCCAGCACCACTTTGTACTGCGACTGCATTAGTACTGACTGAAAGTACTCAAGCGCGACCTGCTGAGCGTAATTCAGCTTTTCGAACTGCTCACGTTTGGCGTCGGAGACCTCTTCCCGAATCGGGATATTCGCTTTCCGCGCGAGATGCTTCACCGCCTCGATGAACGACATCTTGTCATGTTCAATGAGGAAAGTGAAAACATTCCCTCCTTTGCCGCAACCAAAGCAATGATAAATCTGCTTGTCGGTATTGACCTTGAATGAGGGGGTTTTTTCCGTGTGAAACGGGCAGCAGGCTTCCCATGTCTTGCCTCGTTTTTTGAGACGGACATACTCACCGATTATCTGCGCGATATCGGTCGCTTGACGGATCTGCTCTATCGTTTCCTGTGGGATCATCGCTTCAACTTGACGATCGTCACACCCGCGCCCCCCTCGTTCCAGTCACCCAACCGGAGCGAGTCGACATCGCGATGTTTCTTCAGATACTCGGTCAACGTGCGACGGAGTGCGCCGGTTCCCTTCCCATGCACGACATAAACCTGCGTTAGACCGGCAACGATGGCTCGGTCAAGATAACGGTCGAGCGCTTCCTGCGCCTCTTCGCCGGTCATCCCACGAAGATGTATCTCCGGCGAGATCTGCTCATCCGGGTGTATGGAACCGACCGGCTTAAACTCAAACTCTTTGGTAACCTGGTCGACCCGTCGAAGCCCGCGCAGTTCGACGATCGTCCGGACATTCCCGATCCTGACCTTGGCGCGGTCATCGCCGATCAGGCTTTCGATTATCCCCTCTTTGTTCAGAGCGGCAAGCCGGACGGCATCCCCCTTCATGAAGCGG contains:
- a CDS encoding dockerin type I repeat-containing protein, producing the protein MKGPIVIAITIMLLVAASAVASTGHSHLSDKDPIGAIERDFAAGQLTYSQKALLQIKAIKRPTELPAKYQLFDAATGMSHSRCATDAIVDIKQNWSLLDLTTQQEITTLLQRWSTAFTYNSPGGFFKLHYDISGTNAVPSADGNGNTIPDYVEKCAAYMDTSLAKHQAMGYLNPPSDGSLGGDGLFDVYFESMGYYGYAVPEGAGPNPWPDYYSYLVLHRNFLGFPNNDDPEGNQAGAAKATAAHEFHHCIQFAYDGNEASWFMELDATYMEDIVFDQVNDNYNYLDSYMDDPQISLMDQTIHMYASFVWGMYMAERFDTTLMRACWNGARYKSVYDAMSDSLVAMTGYTQDSAFAEFAVWNYFTGSRDLGQHYLEGSFYPAMTVDRQHTIYPTNNQTSPVSPQGYAACYVEFYPTAATGKLRVTFDGGNAVEWGAYLIKFTTPTTYTTEKFFLTGPNWVDTIDVLNFNTYHKVVLVGANVTQFGVSSAFNYSAAIAQPLEMSSSIGGGSPVYSGGQRTCSVLVKNTGTINNSVRVSYSDALGWVTTGNQSRFLVPGDSSFVTFPVQPPQGTPLGSNSYVTAQIVSLIDTTVTQTRNTNATTVLYRGDVNFSGSIDVSDLSVLIAYVLGLGPQPQPSIEAGNMDCAGGVDLSDLSYMIAYMILGTGGSPCNPY
- a CDS encoding zinc-ribbon domain containing protein translates to MENNFQNRVLVCSECREEFVFTVQAQQYFAERGYTEDPKRCKTCHQQYKRTQRGQHHDMEHQEIQLPE
- a CDS encoding M6 family metalloprotease domain-containing protein, which translates into the protein MKTTARIFIFATLFIFSGVLSALAMPPHPDLVQSTAAGKQAPSYYIEHRDELQAKGVCIPDESLKRALAAARSQAKASLSPSAGTPFRILAILVQFSDHASQVSATFFDSLVFSTSGNTVRDYFDEVSYAQIDIVTVNMPSSLGWRTAPQTYAYYVNNAQGLGSYPNNSQKLVEDLVDQINPLVDYTQYDNDSDGYVDVVMVIHSGRGAEFTGANTDIWSHKWGITPRLLDGVRVFNYTMQPEYWSNPGDMTIGVYAHELAHGFGLPDLYDTDNSSNGIGRWCLMSYGSWNGPSNRGGSPSHPSAWCRIDMGFATSTNVTTPLSNQQITNVEAGGTIYRMWTGGLITTNYFLVENRQHVGYDAYLPSTGLLIWHIDDLKNAGGTPNSQEWWPGQTAANHYGVALEQADGLYELEHKVDAGDGGDPFPGNTNNTTFSDSSTPAATTYAGATTNVQVSSIATIGQIIQANLIVTLASGTEDDPPSVLPVTATLDQNYPNPFNPSTVIKFELIVSQDVTVDIYNLTGQKVRRLYSDRAPIGETTLTWDATTDDGQPVASGIYLYRFTSDYEQMTRKMVLMR
- a CDS encoding YafY family transcriptional regulator: MTMSKYDRMLHILNLLRSRRNLNAATLAKECGCTERSIYRDIISLSEANVPIYYDNGYKLATDNFLPPLNFNFEEYSALRLALESTPLNLTGKYGEILRQIRAKVESNLPAVVREQKKTAVSATAISIESTQSDRAELWFGEIEAAARESYCLEMSYNSVESGPTSRVVEPYFVVFRGRAFYLVAYCRLRQDFRTFRLDQIQSLSKFDEHFQPRQGVTAERYFDGSWQVYSGDPIEVLVRFTGKAAKIVSSRTHHQHEEVSPQEDGSVLYRITVRGVEEIQRWVLGFGSEAEILEPDQLRWEMSRLAQALDQLYRKSDQVSP
- a CDS encoding HTH domain-containing protein → MTKAERLMHHLRLMQTRRVVTVDQLCTASSVSPRTIYRDMTTLARMNVPVYFDNGYRLEKDHNLPLREFSTDDLELLCFCLRNNPLAEYPFFERRFRLIEQKVLSRIGQRTKQEHRTLIYFDQILPVGTREEESKLIQRFLRAAAQSLKVILTFRDSSPMLEDCMPVGLTMRAENLFMVAMVGNEAAPREIEIQKVRSIRITHHKFEPHRIASARTSLRRGKKDLTSSDD
- a CDS encoding QueT transporter family protein; this encodes MNPRPISQITFAGVVAALYAVLTLALAPISFGVYQLRVAEALTVLPFLNRGAIAGLYVGCLVANYFGGQGILDIIIGPILTAGAATITYWLRRWEFGSLRLRTWLAPMPAVLFNAFGVAAYLAPIIQVDYWFAVQMIGLGELAACYLLGLPFLWILEKRIGWIFRGEQPSGQART
- the recN gene encoding DNA repair protein RecN → MLKQMHIENIALLESADLSFDRGMLVLTGETGAGKSIIVTALSLALGSRAEREYIRHGEEKAVVSATFNVSQMPAAYRKQYADCIVDNSITVMREVSRDGNSRIRINDSPSTLAKLRDIVAPLAEILGQHANQMLMDEENHLGFLDRFASLENLRSEVGELYAAWDKAATEYKKTVSRRQQLIEERELLLYQRSEIVKANLRVGEEDDLQRERKILDSSRALAAAAATIEQILGGDENGAVQQLRAARKELEKMAAVDSSLAPQLAELTDLDYRIEEMRRFVEQYGGSIADDPNRIDEINERLDEIYKLKRKFGGTVEAVLEALAGIEDRLKQRPDIDSLIARLEKEQAQHLADYTIKAKELSSLRRKAADYLHKLVVKELGELAIEGANFEFEFVSELDANGIENHGKTVKPTAVGLENGRFLFSANRGEPLKSLVKTASGGEISRVLLALKAAEKKNNNLQRSLLVFDEVDVGIGGQTAFEVAKKLKRLSEDTQVLVVTHLHQIARLADSHYVASKRAKRGARSEIIVQRLDGPQIKSELDRMVALP